The Callithrix jacchus isolate 240 chromosome 7, calJac240_pri, whole genome shotgun sequence DNA window acactttgggaggccaaggcaggtggatcacctgaagtcaggacttcgacaacagcctgaccaacatagagaaaccccatctctactaaaaaatacaaaattacctgggcacaaTGGcctacacctataatcccagctactctggaggctgaggcaggagaatcgcttgaacctgggaggcggaggtgcggtgagctgaggtagaaccactgcactccagcacgggcaacaagagtgaaactctgtctcaaaaaaaaaaaaaaaaaaattctgctacCAAGGACAAAGTGGACCAGTCGCACTCCCTGTGACCTGTGTGCCTTGTGCAAAGTCTGTCTCCTCTCTGAGCTACAATTCCCTGAGTAAAATGGGAATATGAAACCTCCTAAGCATACCCTGAGGATCTTTGTAAAGCAACAGCCTTCTGCAAAACGTCTACCTccttaaactttttcttttttttgagacagtcttactttgttgcccaggctggagtgcagtggcccaatctcagctcactgcaacctcctcctcctgggttcaagtgattctcctgcctcagcctcttaagtagctgggactacagatgcctgccatgacgcctggctaattattgtatttttagtagagacagggtttcaccacattggccaggctggtctcaaactcccaaatctcactgggcgtggtggctcaatcctagcattttgggaggctgaggtgggtgaatcacctgagggcaggagttcaagaccagcttggccaacatggtgaaaccctgtctctgttaaaaaaacaaaaaacaaaaaaaaaacctcccgatctcaggtgatccacctgcctcagcctcccaaagggctgggattacaggcatgagctaacaTGCCTGGCCAACCccttaactttttaagaaatatttaatgtacaCAAAAGCAGAAGGAATAGCATAGCATAATGACCAGATTAGGTCATCACcaagattttggagcatttgcATAAACCATCCCTTCACTCCAAAACATTCCCCATTCCTTACCGGAAGTTTCCACTTCACCTGTTATGTTATCAGAAATTATTCATTGttaaaacttttttccttttttgagatggagtcttgctctgtcacccaagctggagtgtagtatctcgatcttggctgactgctacctccacctcctgggttcaagccattatcctgcctcagcctcctgagtagctgagattacaggtgagcgccaccacacctgggtaattttgtattgtatttttagtagagacggggtttccacattggccaggctggtctcaaactcctgactttaggtgcctcccaaagtgctgggattataagcatgaaccactgcacccagactcgttaaaacttttaaattgccgggcgcggtggcttacgcatgtaatcccatcactttgggaggccaagagctggcggatcatgaggtcaggagttcaagaccagactggccaacatggtgaaaccctatctctactaaaaaatacaaaaattagctggccatggtgactcgtgcctgtaatcccagctacttgggaggctgaggtaggagaattgcttgaactgggacccaggaggcggaggctgcaatgagcccagatcttaccactgcactccagcctgggctacagagcaagactccatctcaaaaaaaaaaaaaaaaaaaaaaaaaaaaaacctttcaaattaAACTTTGACGTTAAAGCCAAGTTTTTCTacccctattttcttttctttttttttttttttgagacggagtttcgctgtttttacccagactggagtgcaatggcacgatctcggctcactgcaacctctgcctcctgggttcaaacaattctcctgcctcagcctcccgagtagttgggactacaggcgcgcaccaccatgcccagctaatttttgtatttttagtagagatgaggttttaccttgttgaccaggagggtctcaatctcttgacctcctgatccacccgcctcggcctcccaaagtgctgggattataggcgtgagccactgcgcccgcctTCTACCCCTATTTTCTTAATGGGGGAAACACAAGCCCCGTTTCCAATTATACTCTGCTGCCAACCAGTGATAGATAAGCACCCAGACCTGCTAGAATCCCACACCAAGACAGCAAAGCTCCAGCTCCAGCGGCACCTCTCACCTGTGCTGCATAGACCACTGCCGGGCTGGGTCAGGTCTGATGGGAGGgcttgttattgtttttgttgttttgagacagggtcttgctcttgttgcccaggctggaatgcaacagcccaatctccactcactgcgacctctgcctcgagggttcaagagatttgcccacctccacctcccaagtaactgggattacaggtgcccgccaccatgcctggctaactttttggataatttttatttttttgagacaaagtcttgctctgtcaccaggctggagtgtagtggcacaacctCCGCCgcccaggtcaagtgattcttctgcctcagcctcccaagtagctgggactacaagcatgcaccaccatgccagctaatttttttgtatttttagtagagacggggtttccccatgttagccaggatggtctcaatcgcttgacctcgtgatccacctgcctcggcctcccaaagtgctgggattacacgcgtgagccaccatgctgggcctatattttgtatttttaccagagattcggtttcatcatgttagccaggatggtctcgatctcctgacctcctgcttcacccaccttggccttccaaagaagtgctgggatgataggcatgagccaacacacctagtgtcttctcttttttttttttttttttttttttttttttgagacggagtctcactctgttgcccaggctggagtgcagtggcacaatcttggttcactgcagcctctgcctcccaagtagctgggattataggcacccaccaccatggccagctaattctatttttagtagagacagcgttcaccatgttggccaggctggtctcgaactcctgacttcaggtgattcacccacctcagcctcccaaagtgctgggatcacaggagtgagccactgcgccccgccatgggttccttcattctttttgagacagggtcttgctctcacccaggatggagtccagtggtgccatcatagctcactgcagtttcaaattcctgggctaaaagcgatcctcctgcctcagactcctcctcagtagctgagactacaggtctatgccaccacattcagctaattttattaattttttgtagaggatAGTCTCACTAAGTTGCTTAGTCTGTTGCTGGCATTATTCCCAGGCACAATCCCATCACTCATCAACCTGAAAATTTTGACCTGCTCCCTTTCCAACCTGAGctgttcacccctccttaggcaacctcgtggtcccctgctcccaagAGGTCACCACATTCATACCAAATTTAGCAAGGACAGTCCATCAGCATAGCAAACTACAGCCCAGAAGTCAGGCTTGAGGGATCCTCTGGCCtgagcctcctcagtagctggggctacataaggcaccaccacacccagcaggaaAATTTCTGCAGATGTCCAGAATCTCAGCGGGGCCCACGTGCTCACCCATACCTTAATTAAATTGCCAGTGAATGCTGGATACTTCAGGCCGTGTTCCTGGGTAGCAGCTGTAATTCGATTAATCCAAAGCTGaaataagaaaacacagagatgttggccaggtgtggttgctcatgcctgtaatcccagcactttgggaggctgatgggtggatgatgaggtcaggagttcaagaccagcctggccaagaaggtgaaaccccgtttctactgaaaataaaaaataaaaattagtagagcacagtggcaggcacctataatcccagctactcaggagactgaggcagggtgCTTGAACCccggggacagaggttgcagtgaaccaacctggtgcagtgatcatgccactgcactcactccagcctggtcaacagagtgactccatctcaaaaaatagtaataatgaaaaaaacaTGGAGATGCTTAAGAATGACTTCTGCATGTCATGTCCCAGCAAAGGCTCTAATTGAACTAAAggttatttttctaaaagtaaatAGCAAAGTTAGTAACCTATGATGGCACCATCACAATCTGGCTTGAGTGAAATCAAGACCgtgtttcaaaattaaaaacagcaaaaacccGGCTGGGCgctgcggctcacgcctgtaatcgcagcactttgggaggcggagtctGGCAGATCatttggtcaggagttcaagaccagcctggccaacatcgcgaaaccccatctctactaaaaatacaaaaattagccgtgtgtggtggtatacacctgcaggcccagctactcgagaggctgggatgggagactcgcttggacccgggaggcagaggttgcactgagcctagatcgcgccattgcagtccagcctgggcgacagagactcggTCTCGGGGGAAGAGGGGGAAAATAAACCCTGCTATGTTAGAGGACAGGTTCATTAGGCTGAGGCGGGGTGGTGAGGCGCAGTAAAGAGATGGTGGCAGGTGGACAGAGTGGAGGAGCCAGCCTCACAGAAATGCGGGATCCCGGGCGGGCGGAGCTCGTCAGCAGACGTGGTCTCTTCTAGGAGCACCACGGCAGCCGACCGCAGCCCTGGAAGGTGAGCAAGGGGCTGCCGGCAGGAAGGGAAGCCACTGGAGGTTGGACGCAGACGGGAGATGAGAAGCAGCAGCGACTAGGGCGATGGCTGGCGACGCAGCGAGCCCGGGTGAGGGGCTGGAGCAGGGGGTGGCAGTGGGGGTGGCGAGGGGGCGGGAGAACGGATGTCCCACAGTCTGCGGGGTGGCAGAATTCGTCGGTTTCGAAGCGAGGGATGAAAGGAAGAAGCGAAGGAGCCGAGGAGCCGAGGATGGCCGAGCGGCTGCACACCCGCTGGCTCTCGGGCCAGAGACGCAGGGGCCGCGAGCGCTCGGGCGGGCGAGGGTTCCGGGTCCAGCTTACGGTCCTCATGATCCTCTTCTTCAGGAATCGGGCTTTGGTGCACTTCACAAAGGCTCGAGTCACGGCTCTAACCGCCAACCTGTAGCAGCGATTTTTCCTCCCCCGGAAGTGCTGGATCAGAAAACGTGAAACCAGGGTTGTCAGGGCCCACGCCGGGCGCCCCTCGGCCCGGGGGACCCCCCGGGAGCCCAGTTCCCAGGCAGGGCAGGCGGGCGGCACTAACCCTGGCGTGCTTCAGCACCTCCTGGATCCGCCAGTAGCGGTCGGTGACGCGATTCCGCAGCCAGAGCTGCGCCGTGAGGAAGACCATGGTGCCCACTGACCCGCGTCCCGAATCCTCAACAACGCACGCGCCGCGCCGCCGCCATTTTGCCCCGCGTGGAAACAGCGGCCACGAGTGCTTCCGGGTTAGCGCTG harbors:
- the MRPL20 gene encoding large ribosomal subunit protein bL20m isoform X1 encodes the protein MVFLTAQLWLRNRVTDRYWRIQEVLKHARHFRGRKNRCYRLAVRAVTRAFVKCTKARFLKKRIMRTLWINRITAATQEHGLKYPAFTGNLIKSFTLVARAGVQWFYLSSPHLRLPGSSDSPASASRVAGIIGVGHCAQCQVELNRKVLADLAIYEPKTFKSLAALATRRRHEGFAAALGDGKEPEGIFSRVVQYH
- the MRPL20 gene encoding large ribosomal subunit protein bL20m isoform X3 — translated: MVFLTAQLWLRNRVTDRYWRIQEVLKHARHFRGRKNRCYRLAVRAVTRAFVKCTKARFLKKRIMRTLWINRITAATQEHGLKYPAFTGNLIKCQVELNRKVLADLAIYEPKTFKSLAALATRRRHEGFAAALGDGKEPEGIFSRVVQYH
- the MRPL20 gene encoding large ribosomal subunit protein bL20m isoform X2; translated protein: MVFLTAQLWLRNRVTDRYWRIQEVLKHARHFRGRKNRCYRLAVRAVTRAFVKCTKARFLKKRIMRTLWINRITAATQEHGLKYPAFTGNLIKVWVSTWAPLRFWTSAEIFLLGVVVPYVAPATEEAQARGSLKPDFWAVVCYADGLSLLNLV